Proteins from a genomic interval of Gossypium hirsutum isolate 1008001.06 chromosome A09, Gossypium_hirsutum_v2.1, whole genome shotgun sequence:
- the LOC107889957 gene encoding basic leucine zipper 4, translated as MFSTVSDIFSPDSMLDNDPIPDIETNIMKWDWSELFSPGQSTGSARSSGTGSDEAKQSLTGGSTSSLKDPNQRVPTIDERKRRRMISNRASARRSRMRKRNHLENLTNEVKQLQIQNQELNNRLKSLSDHNHCLRIDNNRVRFECSILQQEVLDMRQLLVFR; from the coding sequence ATGTTTTCCACTGTTTCGGACATTTTTTCACCGGATTCGATGCTCGACAACGATCCAATTCCTGATATCGAAACCAACATCATGAAGTGGGATTGGTCGGAACTTTTCTCGCCCGGCCAATCAACGGGTTCCGCAAGGTCGTCGGGCACCGGTTCAGATGAAGCGAAACAAAGCCTCACCGGTGGTAGTACCAGCTCCCTTAAAGATCCAAACCAACGAGTTCCCACCATCGACGAACGAAAGCGACGGCGAATGATATCGAACCGGGCTTCAGCACGGAGGTCACGGATGCGTAAACGGAATCATTTAGAAAATCTGACGAATGAGGTGAAACAGCTTCAAATTCAGAACCAAGAACTCAACAACCGGTTGAAGTCCCTTTCCGACCACAATCATTGTCTGAGGATAGACAACAATCGGGTCCGATTTGAATGTAGTATCCTGCAACAAGAAGTATTGGATATGCGTCAACTTTTGGTTTTCAGATAA